ACACAATCTTGAAACACTTTCAGGTGCGGTTGATTCAGTCTGTCCTGAATTGATTGCAGTTGTTTCTGGGCAATGGTAGAGTGATTGAAATGGGTCGTAATTctcttacatttttgttttagtatttttatgttttcttgaGAACCTAAACAACTACGGATAGCCAGTTGTATCTTGTGAACAGTACAGTCTATATCATTTAATGCTGCTAATCGCGCGGCTCGTTTCATATTAGACCCTTCATCTCTGATTAGGCAATGCagttgttgttttttaatgttCCATTCAGAAAGCATGTTACTGAATTTTTCAGCAACTATGTCACCAGTGTGACGGCCGTCAAATGTCTCACATTTCAATATTATCGATGATCTATCAAAGTTTTCTGCAATTCCATGGCAAGTCAGGCTAAGCAAAGAAGCGTTTGAGCTAGGATCCGACCAAATGTCAGACGTAAACGacatgttatcaaaattttcgaTTAATCCTTTAACTTTTTGAGCCACTTTGCTATATAATTCCTTGCATACAAAATCTGTAAAAAAATTGCGTCCCCTAAAGTTATATCTTGGTGCTAATTCTTGCATCAGTCTACGAAAACCTAGCCCTTCAACAAAATTAAACGGCAAATTTTGAAGTGCAATCATTTCTCCAATgagtttatcaatttttttagaattcaAGTTATTGACGTCCCACTTCTTTTCTTTTAGAACCATTTCCTCTAATGAAAGTTGTTTCTTTGATTCTTGCAGAGGAGTGGTAACTTTATctgaaaaatacacaaataaataaaaattttcgttgtaaaaaactatttacttaaaagtaattaaaaagtgaGGACATTTTAAAACACCAGAAAACCTTTCTATCAAATGTCCAActtatattgcaaaaaataaaaataaaaggagtttattccttataaatatttataagaaggAAGGATCCCTAATGTTTTCTggcattaacattaaatatagcGTGAAGCTAAACTACACTAAAAAGAAAAGGTACACTTTTTGATAGTGATAAAATTTTTGCAATCAGCcgaatagtttttgagttaagtAATTcactattcatattttaatatcatattaaaaatatacatttatgtacaggttgttttattttgaaacaataaaaaagtagaTAAATGAATTACATATATTAGTCTTTTTACAACTGACGTTTTATATGACagcaaataactataatattgagTGGAAACTTAGCCAATAAACCACAACTAAAACTATTCTTTTATTAAACTAACCAAACAATGCctcaagtaaatattaattaattaaaactattaattatgaAACTTACTTGCGTCAGATTTCatctgttgtaattttttttctttactaaTGTTCTCAAATGTAGAAAATTCTTCTGAGTGCATCGACTTAAGATGGTTTTTTAAAGACGACGTGGTGCGGCCCTTGCGAGAGTAGctttttttgcatattttacaaTCAGCTTTATCCTGGTCttctttatttggttcaaaataaTCCCATACATTACTTTTGGTCGGTGGTGACATTGTTGACTAAATAGTTAGATAGATAAACTATCAATAACGGGAATCACACTGgaaaaataacgaatttcgtCATAAAACGATATTTTTTCCTACAATAAAACGTATTACCGGCGTAATATAATAGAAGTTACCCTGTGATCTTATGGATATtagtcttaaataatataaagttttcttGTAAACTCTTCTTATTTACACACTGTatcacaataacattaaaaatacctatttatcTTTATGATACGATAAGTAGTTCACTTTCACTTCACAACGCAAACAAACACGTATTTATTCACTTCCACTTGCAAGGAAAGGAACAAACAAATGATGCACTAGCGAAAACAAACAAACGTGTCGAATCTTGTCACTAATTTCTTCGCTCCCATTGGTTATTGTCACGTGCGACCGGCACGCGTCAATCACCGGCCCCGCCCAATTTCTTTCTTGTCGCTACTTGTATAATATTCGCATCCGCATGAACATTCGCATTGATTAATGCGGATGCGGAAGCAGATGCAGATGTCCAAAACAATGCGGATGTTCCGCATTTGCGGATGCAGATGCGAATGTTCGCAACATCCCTGGTATGTATATtcatatacaatttattaatatttcaatattacaaacagacactccaaatttattgtatgtatatataaataaaaatgttcctGATATCAGGAAGCCCTGAACATGATTACAATTATTTCTTAGCAATTccttttttattactttgtaataaCAGTAGAATGCAGATCTAAAGAAGCGCATATTGAGAGAGTGtgttgcgccgtttcttctctctcagagtgcaaCTTGTTGCCAAAACGTTGGTAGTGATTTAAATGACATTCTCATTGAACTCATTTGAAAAGATTTCTCaagcaatcaattttgataaaacgacttttacttttaattaatttgttaacgGGAGTAGGAGGCACTAGGAGCAGCTGGTCCGCCTGATCAAACCAACACGCAACACCAAACGTCCTAAGGCGTAGCATAATTCGATACAACTCCGTTAACATCACCCGGAGTCGGTAACTCTGACATTTACTCGTAAGATGGAAAGTCTTATTTtcctataattaataataataaataaaataaaaggcttttattattattatattattattttgactatTAACTAGAGTTTAACTAATATACTAACAATTTGAATATCTATTGATTATCGGCAAACGGTAGTTCGGTTACAActtgtctttcgacaaaggcctcctctaaagctCTCCAGTCTTTTCTCATTTTTGCAGTGCGAGTCCATGTTGAACCCGCTATTTTCTTAACGTCATCCTCGCATCTCTTAGCCTGTCTTCCTCTATGTCTCTTTCCGTTTAAAGGGTGCCATTCTGTGGTAAGTTTTCCTATAAATATGTatcgataaatatttatacgaaTTCAAATAATAAAGCTCTATATCTTTTAGTAACAGACTATAAAGAACTGAAAGAACTATAAAGAATagcataatatatgtatgtatgtgtgtttgtgtgcgAGTACAGCTTTGACGAGCATGCCATAACAATAGCGTGAAGATCCGCACTCCACGTCGTTCTTGCGTAAGGGAACGACTTCCTGCCATGTACCGATAGCATATACAACaccacatattatataatattttatatttaaatgtgttttatagCACAGCCATCATTGTGTTCATTATCAATACTTATCACCATGAATATCAATTGGCCATTTTACTTATTtccaaattaataattgtt
The nucleotide sequence above comes from Leptidea sinapis chromosome 12, ilLepSina1.1, whole genome shotgun sequence. Encoded proteins:
- the LOC126967040 gene encoding zinc finger BED domain-containing protein 4-like: MSPPTKSNVWDYFEPNKEDQDKADCKICKKSYSRKGRTTSSLKNHLKSMHSEEFSTFENISKEKKLQQMKSDANKVTTPLQESKKQLSLEEMVLKEKKWDVNNLNSKKIDKLIGEMIALQNLPFNFVEGLGFRRLMQELAPRYNFRGRNFFTDFVCKELYSKVAQKVKGLIENFDNMSFTSDIWSDPSSNASLLSLTCHGIAENFDRSSIILKCETFDGRHTGDIVAEKFSNMLSEWNIKKQQLHCLIRDEGSNMKRAARLAALNDIDCTVHKIQLAIRSCLGSQENIKILKQKCKRITTHFNHSTIAQKQLQSIQDRLNQPHLKVFQDCVTRWNSTFYMFERFSKIKDALSLYMNDNEIDPILPEEWKMIESFIQLLGPFEEATRELSSSSALISSVIPIIQMLEKKVDDYLYLTRSQEFDPIRQAVTTLKNELSTKFSSLGENNLYTIATYLDPRYKHKFFTPVTEEKIKDDILKMINIENDNFESVNTNAKRAKITDCMENETEQLGPGTSGFNKKPCLKNDLAMMLDSSSEDESQDEPENSSVEAVLKKELLAYRTKKRINVSENPLNWWSVHRGEFKVLSPIVRRFLSAPPGSVPSEQLFSSAGLIYEPLRNRLEPEKAAILLFIKYNAPIFKFNY